A region from the Pseudomonas sp. Teo4 genome encodes:
- the coxB gene encoding cytochrome c oxidase subunit II, producing the protein MMRHPHVWMGLLLWSVFGQAHAAWTVNMAPGATEVSNAVFDLHMTIFWICVIIGIVVFGAMFWSMVIHRRSTGQQPAHFHEHTWVEILWTIVPFLILVAMAIPATKTLIDIYDASESDIDIQVTGYQWKWHYKYLGQDVEFFSNLATPADQIHNKAPKDEHYLLEVDQPLVLPVGAKVRFLVTAADVIHSWWVPAFAVKRDAIPGFVNEAWTRIEKPGIYRGQCTELCGKDHGFMPVVVEVKSKADYDTWLGERKAEAAKLKELTSKEWTLEELVERGDKVYHTTCVACHQAEGQGLPPMFPALKGSKIATGPKEGHLGIVFHGKPGTAMAAFGKQLSEVDIAAVVTYERNAWGNNKGDMVTPKDVLALKQAEAQ; encoded by the coding sequence ATGATGCGACATCCACATGTCTGGATGGGCCTTCTGTTGTGGTCAGTTTTCGGTCAGGCACACGCCGCCTGGACCGTGAACATGGCGCCAGGGGCGACGGAAGTCTCCAACGCCGTGTTCGACCTGCACATGACCATCTTCTGGATCTGCGTGATCATCGGCATCGTCGTGTTCGGTGCGATGTTCTGGTCGATGGTCATCCATCGCCGCTCAACCGGGCAGCAACCGGCGCATTTCCACGAGCACACCTGGGTGGAAATCCTCTGGACCATCGTCCCCTTCCTCATTCTTGTGGCCATGGCCATCCCGGCCACCAAGACCCTGATTGATATCTACGACGCCAGTGAATCTGACATCGACATCCAGGTCACCGGTTACCAGTGGAAGTGGCACTACAAGTACCTGGGCCAGGACGTGGAGTTCTTCAGCAACCTGGCCACCCCTGCCGACCAGATTCACAACAAGGCGCCCAAGGACGAGCACTACCTGCTTGAGGTCGACCAGCCGCTGGTGCTGCCGGTGGGCGCGAAAGTGCGCTTCCTGGTAACTGCCGCCGATGTCATCCATTCCTGGTGGGTGCCCGCCTTCGCCGTCAAGCGCGATGCCATCCCCGGTTTCGTCAACGAGGCCTGGACCCGCATCGAGAAGCCCGGCATCTACCGTGGTCAGTGCACCGAATTGTGCGGCAAGGACCACGGTTTCATGCCGGTGGTGGTAGAGGTCAAGTCCAAGGCCGACTACGACACCTGGCTGGGTGAGCGCAAGGCTGAAGCGGCCAAGCTCAAGGAGCTGACGAGCAAGGAGTGGACGCTCGAGGAGCTGGTCGAGCGTGGCGACAAGGTCTACCACACCACCTGCGTGGCCTGTCACCAGGCCGAAGGCCAAGGCCTGCCGCCGATGTTCCCGGCGCTCAAAGGCTCGAAGATCGCCACCGGGCCGAAGGAAGGCCACCTGGGCATCGTCTTCCACGGCAAGCCCGGCACGGCCATGGCCGCCTTCGGCAAGCAACTGTCGGAAGTCGACATCGCAGCAGTGGTCACCTACGAGCGCAACGCCTGGGGCAACAACAAGGGCGACATGGTCACGCCTAAGGACGTGCTGGCGCTGAAACAGGCCGAAGCGCAATGA
- a CDS encoding COX15/CtaA family protein yields the protein MARPGFRLAVFATLLALLVVLLGAYTRLTHAGLGCPDWPGCYGFISVPKTEAQLAHAEQHFPEHPVEEAKGWAEMVHRYFAGTLALVIAYLAVQAVRRHARDGQPYRLPVLLLGVVLAQAAFGMWTVTLKLWPQVVTAHLLGGFTTLSLLFLLSLRLSRAFAPLPKLPLSLRRVAALALLVVIGQIALGGWVSANYAAVACIDLPTCHGQWWPAADFSNGFHLTQHVGPNYLGGQLDSDARTAIHISHRLGAMIVTCVLLMLSWKLHRCGLGGLARLVLLALALQVGLGISNVLFHLPLAVAVAHNAGGALLLLSMVLVNYRIRVADKVRVGHGWRLTPVAGVGLSQHMRNDSWRRF from the coding sequence ATGGCCAGACCTGGATTCCGCCTTGCTGTGTTCGCCACCCTGCTGGCACTGCTGGTCGTGCTGCTCGGTGCCTATACCCGTCTCACTCACGCAGGCCTCGGTTGCCCGGACTGGCCGGGCTGCTATGGCTTCATCAGCGTACCCAAGACCGAGGCACAATTGGCCCATGCCGAGCAGCACTTCCCCGAACACCCGGTGGAAGAGGCCAAGGGCTGGGCCGAAATGGTCCACCGCTACTTCGCCGGTACCCTGGCGCTGGTGATCGCCTACCTGGCAGTGCAAGCCGTGCGCCGGCATGCGCGTGATGGCCAGCCCTATCGCTTGCCGGTATTGCTGCTTGGGGTGGTGCTGGCCCAGGCGGCATTCGGGATGTGGACCGTTACCCTCAAGCTGTGGCCTCAGGTCGTCACCGCGCACCTGCTGGGCGGCTTTACCACGTTGAGCCTGCTATTCCTGTTATCCCTGCGTCTATCTCGGGCGTTTGCGCCATTGCCCAAACTGCCGCTAAGCCTGCGCAGGGTAGCCGCTCTGGCGCTGTTGGTGGTGATCGGGCAGATCGCCCTGGGAGGTTGGGTCAGCGCCAACTACGCCGCAGTTGCCTGTATCGACCTGCCCACCTGCCATGGGCAGTGGTGGCCAGCGGCGGATTTCAGTAACGGCTTCCACCTGACGCAACATGTCGGCCCCAACTACCTGGGCGGGCAGCTGGACAGCGATGCACGCACGGCCATTCATATCAGCCACCGGTTGGGCGCGATGATCGTGACCTGTGTCTTGCTGATGCTCAGTTGGAAACTGCACCGCTGCGGCCTGGGCGGGTTGGCGCGGTTGGTTTTGCTGGCTTTGGCGCTGCAGGTCGGGTTGGGCATCAGCAATGTGCTGTTCCATCTGCCGTTGGCCGTTGCCGTGGCGCATAACGCAGGTGGTGCGTTGCTGCTGCTGAGCATGGTGCTGGTGAACTACCGCATACGGGTGGCTGACAAGGTTCGCGTCGGCCATGGCTGGCGTCTTACACCTGTGGCAGGTGTGGGGCTTTCCCAACACATGAGGAACGATTCGTGGCGACGCTTCTGA
- the cyoE gene encoding heme o synthase — protein sequence MATLLSAHHQRAGWRDYLELTKPKVVVLMLITSLVGMFLATRAGVAWSVLVFGNLGIALCAGGAAVVNHVVDRRIDALMARTHKRPLAEGRVAPLPALLFALVLASLGMALLMVFTNPLTAWLTLASLLGYAVLYTGFLKRATPQNIVIGGLAGAAPPLLGWVAVSGHISAEPLLLVLIIFAWTPPHFWALAIHRKEEYAKADIPMLPVTHGERYTKLHILLYTLVLLAVTLLPYAIHMSGPLYLACALLLGLRFLHWAWVLYRGSRPHAAIGTFKYSIGYLFALFIALLVDHYLLLNL from the coding sequence GTGGCGACGCTTCTGAGTGCACACCATCAGCGAGCCGGTTGGCGCGATTATCTGGAGCTGACCAAGCCCAAGGTGGTCGTGTTGATGCTGATCACCTCGCTGGTGGGCATGTTCCTCGCAACCCGTGCGGGTGTGGCCTGGAGCGTATTGGTGTTCGGCAATCTGGGTATCGCCCTGTGCGCCGGTGGCGCGGCGGTGGTCAACCACGTGGTGGACAGGCGCATCGATGCGCTGATGGCGCGCACTCACAAACGCCCGCTGGCCGAAGGCCGGGTCGCTCCCCTGCCGGCGCTGCTGTTCGCATTGGTCCTGGCGTCGCTGGGCATGGCCTTGCTGATGGTATTCACCAACCCTCTCACGGCCTGGCTGACCCTGGCTTCATTATTGGGTTATGCGGTGCTCTACACCGGCTTTCTCAAGCGAGCCACGCCACAGAACATCGTCATCGGCGGCCTGGCCGGCGCGGCGCCGCCACTGCTTGGCTGGGTGGCGGTAAGCGGCCATATCAGCGCCGAGCCGCTGCTGCTGGTGCTGATCATCTTCGCCTGGACGCCTCCGCACTTCTGGGCCTTGGCCATCCACCGCAAGGAGGAATACGCCAAGGCCGATATCCCGATGCTGCCCGTGACCCACGGTGAGCGTTACACCAAGCTGCATATCCTGCTCTACACCCTGGTACTGCTGGCGGTGACCCTGCTGCCCTATGCCATCCACATGAGCGGCCCGCTTTACCTGGCCTGCGCCCTGTTGCTCGGCCTGCGCTTTCTCCATTGGGCGTGGGTGTTGTACCGTGGCAGCCGGCCGCACGCGGCAATCGGTACGTTCAAGTACTCTATTGGCTACCTGTTCGCGCTGTTCATCGCGTTGCTCGTTGACCACTACTTGTTGCTGAACCTATGA
- a CDS encoding MetQ/NlpA family ABC transporter substrate-binding protein, translating to MKKLLAVAAAVAAFSAHADTLTVAATPVPHAEILKFVQPQLAKEGVELKVKEFTDYIQPNVQVAEKRLDANFFQHQPYLDEFNKSKGTALVSVTGVHLEPLGAYSAKIKKLDELSSGATVVIPNDATNGGRALLLLDKAGVIKLKDNKNILSTVKDITGNDKGLKFRELEAATIPRVLTQVDLALINTNYALEAKLNPEKDALVIEGSDSPYVNILVARPDNKDSDDMKKLAAALHSPEVKKFIEEKYKGAVIPAF from the coding sequence ATGAAGAAGCTGCTTGCTGTTGCTGCCGCTGTCGCGGCCTTCTCGGCCCACGCCGATACCCTGACCGTCGCCGCCACCCCGGTGCCACATGCCGAAATCCTCAAGTTCGTGCAGCCGCAACTGGCGAAAGAAGGCGTGGAACTGAAGGTCAAGGAATTCACCGACTACATCCAGCCGAACGTACAGGTTGCCGAAAAGCGCCTGGACGCCAACTTCTTCCAGCACCAGCCGTACCTGGATGAATTCAACAAGTCCAAGGGCACTGCGCTGGTCAGCGTTACCGGCGTGCACCTGGAGCCGCTGGGCGCCTACTCGGCCAAGATCAAGAAGCTCGACGAGCTGTCCTCCGGCGCCACCGTGGTCATCCCGAACGACGCCACCAACGGCGGCCGTGCCCTGCTGTTGCTGGATAAAGCAGGCGTGATCAAGCTCAAGGACAACAAGAACATCCTGTCCACCGTGAAAGACATCACCGGTAACGACAAGGGCCTCAAGTTCCGTGAGCTGGAAGCAGCCACCATCCCGCGTGTGCTGACCCAGGTCGACCTGGCGCTGATCAACACCAACTATGCGCTGGAAGCCAAGCTGAACCCTGAGAAGGACGCACTGGTCATCGAAGGCAGCGATTCGCCTTACGTGAATATTCTGGTGGCCCGTCCAGACAACAAAGACTCGGACGACATGAAGAAACTGGCTGCTGCGCTGCACTCGCCAGAGGTGAAGAAATTCATCGAAGAGAAGTACAAAGGTGCAGTGATTCCGGCTTTCTAA
- a CDS encoding SCO family protein, which yields MTRIQKTVFILVALVALILGLTVNKVLNGRDQPNPTELIDAGIILLPQSRTVADVTMTNQDGQPVKLDDLKGKWSLLFFGYTYCPDICPTTLAQLRQVKSELPKEAVDRLQVVLVSVDPNRDTPNQLKQYLGYFDKDFVGVAGSIEDTQKLANALSIPFIPADTSKPGYTVDHSGNLAIVGPDGRQRGFIRAPFNNQKLVAQLPGLVKRD from the coding sequence ATGACCCGAATCCAGAAAACCGTATTCATCCTCGTTGCCCTGGTCGCGTTGATCCTGGGCCTTACCGTCAACAAAGTGCTCAATGGTCGCGACCAGCCGAACCCTACCGAGCTGATCGATGCCGGCATCATCCTGCTGCCCCAGAGCCGCACGGTGGCGGATGTGACCATGACCAACCAGGATGGCCAGCCGGTGAAGCTCGATGACCTCAAGGGCAAGTGGTCACTGCTGTTCTTCGGCTACACCTACTGCCCCGACATCTGCCCCACCACCCTGGCCCAGTTGCGTCAGGTGAAGAGCGAGCTGCCCAAGGAGGCTGTGGACCGGTTGCAGGTGGTGCTGGTGAGCGTTGACCCGAATCGCGACACGCCGAACCAGCTCAAGCAGTACCTGGGCTATTTCGACAAGGATTTCGTGGGGGTGGCGGGGTCGATCGAGGATACCCAGAAACTGGCCAATGCCTTGAGCATTCCGTTCATTCCGGCCGATACCAGCAAGCCGGGGTATACCGTGGACCACAGTGGCAACCTGGCCATCGTCGGGCCGGATGGGCGTCAGCGCGGGTTCATTCGAGCGCCGTTCAATAACCAGAAGCTGGTGGCGCAATTGCCGGGGTTGGTCAAGCGAGATTGA
- the ctaD gene encoding cytochrome c oxidase subunit I, whose amino-acid sequence MSAVIDDHAHGHEHAHGPAKGLMRWVLTTNHKDIGTMYLWFSFMMFLLGGSFAMVIRAELFQPGLQIVEPAFFNQMTTMHGLIMVFGAVMPAFVGLANWMIPLMVGAPDMALPRMNNFSFWLLPAAFLLLVSTLFTPGGGPNFGWTFYAPLSTTYAPASVTFFIFAIHMMGISSIMGAINVIATILNLRAPGMTLMKMPLFVWTWLITAFLLIAVMPVLAGVVTMMLMDIHFGTSFFSAAGGGDPVLFQHVFWFFGHPEVYIMILPAFGAVSSIIPAFSRKPLFGYTSMVYATGAIAFLSFIVWAHHMFVVGIPVVGELFFMYATMLIAVPTGVKVFNWVSTMWEGSLSFETPMLFAIAFVILFTIGGFSGLMLAIAPADFQYHDTYFVVAHFHYVLVPGAIFGIFASAYYWLPKWTGHMYDETLGKLHFWLSFVGMNLAFFPMHFVGLAGMPRRIPDYNLQFADFNMVSSIGAFMFGATQIFFLFIVIKCIRGGAPAPAKPWDGAEGLEWSIPSPAPYHTFQTPPEVK is encoded by the coding sequence ATGAGTGCAGTGATCGACGACCACGCCCACGGCCACGAGCATGCCCACGGCCCGGCAAAGGGCCTGATGCGCTGGGTGCTGACCACCAACCATAAGGACATCGGCACGATGTACCTGTGGTTCAGCTTCATGATGTTCCTGCTCGGTGGTTCGTTTGCCATGGTTATCCGCGCCGAGCTGTTCCAGCCGGGGCTGCAGATCGTGGAACCGGCGTTCTTCAACCAGATGACCACCATGCATGGCCTGATCATGGTGTTCGGCGCTGTGATGCCGGCCTTCGTCGGCCTGGCCAACTGGATGATCCCGTTGATGGTCGGGGCGCCGGACATGGCCCTGCCGCGGATGAACAACTTCAGCTTCTGGCTGCTGCCGGCGGCGTTCCTGCTGCTGGTCTCGACCTTGTTCACCCCTGGCGGCGGGCCGAACTTCGGCTGGACCTTCTACGCCCCGCTGTCGACCACCTACGCGCCGGCCAGCGTGACCTTCTTCATCTTCGCCATCCACATGATGGGTATCAGCTCGATCATGGGGGCGATCAACGTGATCGCCACCATCCTCAACCTGCGCGCCCCCGGCATGACCTTGATGAAAATGCCGTTGTTCGTCTGGACCTGGTTGATCACCGCATTCCTGCTGATTGCCGTGATGCCGGTACTGGCCGGTGTGGTGACCATGATGCTGATGGACATCCACTTCGGCACCAGCTTCTTCAGCGCAGCCGGTGGCGGTGACCCGGTGCTGTTCCAGCACGTGTTCTGGTTCTTCGGCCACCCCGAGGTGTACATCATGATCCTGCCGGCGTTCGGCGCGGTCAGCTCGATCATTCCGGCGTTCTCGCGCAAGCCGCTGTTCGGCTACACGTCGATGGTGTACGCCACCGGTGCGATTGCCTTCCTGTCATTCATCGTCTGGGCCCACCACATGTTCGTGGTCGGTATCCCAGTGGTGGGCGAGTTGTTCTTCATGTACGCCACCATGCTTATCGCCGTGCCCACCGGGGTGAAGGTGTTCAACTGGGTCAGCACCATGTGGGAAGGCTCGCTGAGCTTCGAAACGCCGATGCTGTTCGCCATCGCCTTCGTCATCCTGTTCACCATCGGCGGGTTCTCCGGGTTGATGCTGGCCATCGCCCCGGCCGACTTCCAGTACCACGACACCTACTTCGTGGTGGCGCACTTCCACTACGTGCTGGTGCCGGGGGCGATTTTCGGCATCTTTGCCTCTGCCTATTACTGGCTGCCCAAGTGGACCGGGCACATGTACGACGAAACCTTGGGCAAGCTGCATTTCTGGTTGTCGTTCGTCGGCATGAACCTGGCCTTCTTCCCCATGCACTTCGTTGGCCTGGCCGGCATGCCACGGCGGATTCCCGACTACAACCTGCAGTTCGCCGACTTCAACATGGTGTCGTCGATCGGGGCCTTCATGTTCGGTGCGACGCAGATCTTCTTCCTGTTCATCGTCATCAAGTGCATTCGTGGTGGCGCACCTGCGCCGGCCAAGCCATGGGACGGTGCCGAGGGGCTGGAGTGGTCGATCCCCTCGCCTGCGCCTTACCACACCTTCCAGACACCACCGGAAGTGAAGTAG
- a CDS encoding twin transmembrane helix small protein codes for MLKAAIVLMLLATIASLFSGLVFLVKDDENSTRLLKALTVRVALAAVTVGLVAWGFISGQLVSHAPF; via the coding sequence ATGCTCAAGGCCGCGATTGTCCTGATGCTATTGGCCACGATTGCCAGCCTGTTCAGTGGCCTGGTGTTTCTGGTCAAGGACGATGAAAACTCGACCCGACTGCTCAAGGCCCTGACCGTTCGTGTCGCCCTGGCCGCCGTGACCGTTGGCCTGGTGGCTTGGGGCTTCATCAGTGGCCAGCTGGTTTCCCACGCCCCGTTCTGA
- a CDS encoding methionine ABC transporter permease, protein MDALNFFANVDWAEIWLATVDTMIMLFGSLFFTVLLGLPLGVLLFLCGPRQMFEQKGVYALLSFVVNVLRSLPFIILLIVMIPVTVMITGTSLGVAGAIPPLVVGCTPFFARLVETALREVDRGIIEATQSMGATTRQIITNALLPEARPGIFAAITVTAITLVSYTAMAGVVGAGGLGDLAIRFGYQRFQTDVMIVTVVLLLILVQVLQSVGDKLVVHFSRK, encoded by the coding sequence ATGGACGCGCTCAATTTCTTCGCCAACGTCGACTGGGCCGAAATCTGGCTGGCCACCGTCGACACCATGATCATGCTGTTCGGTTCGTTGTTCTTCACCGTGCTGCTGGGCCTGCCGCTGGGCGTGCTGCTGTTCCTCTGCGGACCGCGGCAGATGTTTGAGCAGAAGGGCGTTTACGCGCTGCTGTCATTCGTCGTCAACGTATTGCGTTCGCTGCCCTTCATCATTTTGCTGATCGTGATGATTCCGGTCACCGTGATGATTACCGGCACCTCGCTGGGCGTCGCGGGCGCCATTCCGCCGTTGGTGGTAGGTTGCACGCCGTTCTTCGCACGTTTGGTCGAAACGGCCCTTCGCGAAGTGGACCGTGGCATCATCGAAGCCACCCAGTCGATGGGCGCCACCACCCGCCAGATCATCACCAACGCACTGCTGCCAGAGGCCCGGCCGGGCATCTTCGCGGCCATTACCGTCACCGCCATCACCCTGGTGTCCTACACCGCCATGGCGGGTGTGGTCGGTGCGGGCGGCCTCGGCGACCTGGCGATCCGCTTCGGTTACCAGCGTTTCCAGACCGACGTGATGATCGTCACCGTGGTGCTTCTGCTGATTCTGGTTCAAGTCCTGCAAAGCGTGGGCGACAAACTGGTCGTGCATTTTTCCCGTAAATAA
- a CDS encoding cytochrome c oxidase assembly protein, giving the protein MNGLSLKRLVLRLLMLTVVMFAFGFALVPIYDVMCKAFGINGKTGGQYEGSQVSDPSRSVRVQFMSTNASDMVWDFYSTADQIDVNPGAVNQMIFIARNPTDRPMSAQAIPSITPAEAAAYFHKTECFCFTQQVLQPGERIEMPVRFIVDRDLPESVKHLTLAYTLFDITARHPPVAHVAAQDVQGAR; this is encoded by the coding sequence ATGAACGGCCTGTCGCTCAAACGCCTGGTGTTGCGCCTGCTGATGCTGACGGTGGTGATGTTCGCCTTCGGCTTCGCCCTGGTGCCGATCTACGACGTGATGTGCAAGGCCTTTGGTATCAATGGCAAGACTGGTGGGCAGTACGAAGGCAGCCAAGTCAGTGACCCATCTCGCAGTGTGCGGGTGCAGTTCATGTCGACCAATGCCAGCGACATGGTCTGGGACTTCTACTCAACGGCGGACCAGATCGACGTCAATCCTGGGGCGGTGAACCAGATGATTTTCATCGCGCGCAACCCGACCGACCGGCCCATGAGTGCCCAGGCCATACCCAGCATTACCCCGGCCGAGGCGGCGGCATACTTCCACAAGACCGAATGTTTCTGCTTCACCCAGCAGGTGCTGCAACCCGGCGAGCGTATCGAGATGCCGGTGCGTTTCATCGTCGACCGCGACCTGCCGGAAAGCGTGAAGCACCTGACATTGGCCTACACCTTGTTCGACATCACCGCTCGCCACCCGCCGGTCGCGCATGTCGCGGCCCAGGACGTCCAGGGCGCCCGTTAA
- a CDS encoding cytochrome c oxidase subunit 3: MASHEHYYVPAQSKWPIIATIGMFITMFGLGTWFNDLKAGHPESHGPLIFFVGALFLAYMLFGWFGAVVKESHAGLYSPQMDRSFRWGMSWFIFSEVMFFLAFFGALFYVRVLAGPWLGGEGAKGVAHMLWPSFEFAWPLLHTPDPKLFPPPKEVIDPWHLPLINTILLVSSSVTVTIAHHALRREHRGALKLWLALTIILGISFISLQAYEYHEAYTKLGLTLGSGIYGATFFMLTGFHGAHVTLGTIILIVMLVRILRGHFNPDKHFGFEAASWYWHFVDVVWVGLFIFVYVL, encoded by the coding sequence ATGGCAAGTCACGAGCACTACTACGTCCCGGCGCAGAGCAAATGGCCGATCATCGCGACGATCGGGATGTTCATCACCATGTTCGGGCTAGGCACCTGGTTCAATGACCTCAAGGCTGGGCACCCGGAGTCCCATGGGCCGCTGATTTTCTTTGTTGGTGCGTTGTTTCTGGCCTACATGCTGTTCGGCTGGTTTGGCGCGGTGGTCAAGGAAAGCCACGCCGGGCTCTACAGCCCACAGATGGACCGCTCGTTCCGCTGGGGCATGAGCTGGTTCATTTTTTCTGAGGTGATGTTCTTCCTCGCCTTCTTTGGCGCGCTGTTCTACGTGCGCGTATTGGCTGGGCCATGGCTGGGGGGCGAAGGCGCCAAAGGTGTGGCGCACATGCTGTGGCCGAGCTTCGAGTTTGCCTGGCCATTGCTGCATACACCCGACCCCAAGTTGTTCCCGCCGCCCAAGGAAGTGATCGACCCGTGGCACCTGCCACTGATCAACACCATCCTGCTGGTGAGTTCCAGTGTGACTGTCACCATCGCCCACCACGCCCTGCGCCGTGAGCATCGGGGAGCACTGAAGCTGTGGCTGGCGCTGACCATCATCCTGGGTATCAGCTTCATCTCGCTGCAGGCCTACGAGTATCACGAGGCATATACCAAGCTGGGGCTGACCCTGGGTTCCGGTATCTACGGGGCGACTTTCTTCATGCTCACCGGCTTCCACGGTGCCCACGTGACCCTTGGCACGATCATTCTGATCGTCATGCTCGTACGCATCCTGCGTGGGCACTTCAACCCGGATAAACACTTCGGTTTCGAGGCGGCCAGCTGGTATTGGCACTTTGTCGATGTGGTGTGGGTGGGGCTATTCATCTTTGTGTATGTGCTGTAG
- a CDS encoding SURF1 family protein, translating to MRPFRPGWIPTLAVLALLPVLISLGCWQLGRAQEKRALLDAYAERQVEAPLGAAQLQQTGDTAYRRVHLFGRFDGEHSVLLDNRMRDGQAGVELLQPFHDQASGSWLLVNRGWLPWPDRRLPVHFETPAQALVLEASVYVAPGSTFQLHPDPDGGQWPHLLTAIDPGHLWQQLDREGFTHELRLQPGPASYRADWPVVAMGPEKHQGYAVQWFALATALVLLYLYFGWHNKKENDDGRRHQSTGSA from the coding sequence GTGAGGCCGTTCCGTCCAGGCTGGATACCTACGCTGGCGGTGCTCGCGCTGCTGCCGGTGCTGATCTCGCTCGGCTGCTGGCAACTTGGCCGCGCCCAGGAAAAACGCGCCCTGCTGGACGCCTACGCCGAGCGCCAGGTGGAGGCCCCACTGGGCGCGGCGCAGTTGCAACAGACCGGTGACACAGCGTACCGCCGCGTGCACCTCTTCGGGCGCTTCGATGGCGAACACAGCGTGCTGCTGGACAACCGCATGCGCGATGGCCAGGCAGGGGTCGAGTTGCTGCAGCCCTTCCATGACCAGGCCAGTGGGTCATGGCTTCTGGTCAACCGAGGCTGGCTGCCCTGGCCGGATCGTCGTCTGCCGGTCCACTTTGAAACGCCCGCGCAAGCGCTGGTGCTGGAAGCCTCGGTGTATGTGGCGCCGGGCAGCACCTTCCAGCTACACCCCGACCCCGATGGCGGTCAGTGGCCACACCTGCTGACAGCAATTGACCCCGGCCACCTCTGGCAACAGCTGGATCGCGAAGGTTTTACCCATGAATTGCGCCTGCAACCCGGCCCCGCCAGCTACCGCGCGGATTGGCCGGTAGTCGCCATGGGCCCGGAAAAGCATCAGGGCTATGCCGTGCAGTGGTTCGCCCTGGCCACGGCCCTGGTGCTGCTTTACCTCTACTTTGGCTGGCACAACAAGAAGGAGAACGACGATGGCCGCCGCCACCAGTCCACTGGAAGTGCCTGA